One genomic segment of Bombina bombina isolate aBomBom1 chromosome 4, aBomBom1.pri, whole genome shotgun sequence includes these proteins:
- the PEX13 gene encoding peroxisome biogenesis factor 13, translated as MAAQPPPPKPWETRRVLGGLPTTSFQSAELRANTLTRLGQPTLSRVAPPVLPRQSQQTFSNGISPYRPPYSSFSPGFGSYGSSLYGNYSPHSYGYGGGYGGSYGGYNRFQMDDVPPSRFVRQAEESSRGAFQSIESIVHAFASVSMMMDATFSAVYNSFRAVLDVANHFSRLKVHFTNVFSAFALVRTIRFIYRRLLQLLGLRKNSENEDLWNESAGTVARTGTKRDSTTSAKSWPIFLFFAVILGGPYLIWKLLSSASAEVNENINWANGEDDHVVGRAEYDFTASSDEEISFHAGDLLNLAPKEQQPSVRGWLLGSLDGQTTGLVPSNYIKILGKRKGRKIADLEKKPEPQNLPGTSSAQGATVLATLEEQEAAMDSVFVESNKSACNVKSGSIQGEPFDL; from the exons ATGGCGGCGCAGCCTCCTCCTCCTAAACCTTGGGAAACTCGGCGGGTACTCGGTGGCCTGCCGACCACGTCTTTTCA gtCTGCTGAGCTTAGAGCCAACACTCTGACTAGATTAGGACAACCTACTCTTAGTAGAGTTGCTCCTCCTGTCCTACCCAGACAATCGCAACAGACTTTTAGCAATGGGATTAGCCCCTACAGACCTCCATACAGCTCATTTTCACCTGGCTTTGGCTCCTATGGCAGTTCCTTATATGGAAATTACAGTCCACATAGCTATGGTTATGGAGGTGGTTATGGTGGTTCTTATGGAGGGTATAACCGCTTCCAGATGGATGATGTTCCTCCTAGCAGGTTTGTCCGTCAAGCTGAGGAAAGCAGCCGGGGTGCTTTCCAGTCAATTGAAAGCATTGTTCATGCCTTTGCTTCAGTCAGTATGATGATGGACGCTACCTTTTCAGCCGTGTATAACAGCTTTAGGGCTGTTCTTGATGTGGCCAACCACTTTTCCAGACTGAAGGTTCATTTCACAAATGTATTTTCAGCTTTTGCACTTGTCAGAACAATTAGATTTATTTACAGGCGTTTGCTACAACTCCTGGGTCTTCGCAAGAACTCTGAAAATGAGGACCTGTGGAATGAGAGTGCAGGAACTGTGGCTCGCACTGGCACCAAGCGTGACTCCACCACCTCTGCAAAGTCGTGGCCTATCTTCTTGTTCTTTGCTGTAATTCTTGGTGGCCCTTACCTCATTTGGAAACTTCTATCTTCGGCCAGTGCAGAAGTTAATG AAAACATAAACTGGGCAAATGGAGAAGATGACCATGTTGTGGGCAGAGCTGAATATGACTTTACTGCTTCTTCTGACGAAGAAATTTCCTTTCATGCTGGAGATCTGCTTAATCTGGCTCCTAAAG AACAACAACCCAGTGTCCGGGGATGGTTGCTTGGAAGCCTGGATGGACAAACAACAGGATTAGTGCCATCTAACTATATAAAAATCCTTGGAAAACGCAAGGGTAGGAAAATAGCAGATTTGGAGAAAAAGCCAGAACCACAGAATCTTCCTGGTACTTCCTCTGCACAAGGAGCTACAGTTCTTGCCACCTTAGAGGAGCAAGAAGCTGCAATGGATTCTGTTTTTGTAGAATCTAATAAATCCGCATGCAATGTTAAGTCAGGTTCTATCCAGGGAGAACCATTTGATCTCTAA